One Cupriavidus necator N-1 DNA window includes the following coding sequences:
- a CDS encoding CaiB/BaiF CoA transferase family protein has protein sequence MTVSIPNMALAGVKILDLSRILAGPSSTQLLGDLGADVVKVERPDAGDDTRKWGPPYVADKDGELTNESAYYLSANRNKRSIAIDLASEDGRDLIFELLDHADVLVENYKVGGLAQYGLSYEQIKDRYPRLIYCSITGFGQTGPYAERPGYDFLIQGMGGIMSLTGEPEGQPMKVGVGIADVMTGMYAAVGVLAALHHRDRLGVGQHIDISLLDAQIAWLVNGATNYLADGKLPTRLGNGHPNIVPYQVFGTADAPMILAVGNDSQFVRFCKVADLLHLTTDLKFSTNPARVAHRQEVCELIEGALRKRKRIEWLSELEGVGVPCGPVNNLEDVFSDPHVKARGARIEVPCDWARDGHVRLLANPLKFSKTPASYRRPPPRLDEHREDVLKDWLSSNK, from the coding sequence ATGACAGTCAGCATCCCGAATATGGCGCTGGCCGGCGTAAAGATCCTCGATCTGTCACGCATCCTCGCGGGCCCTAGTTCCACCCAACTTCTCGGCGATCTCGGTGCCGACGTCGTGAAAGTGGAGCGGCCAGACGCCGGCGACGACACCAGAAAGTGGGGGCCTCCGTATGTCGCTGATAAGGATGGCGAACTGACAAACGAGAGTGCCTACTACCTCAGCGCAAACCGCAACAAGCGGTCAATTGCCATCGACCTTGCCTCGGAAGACGGTCGTGATCTCATCTTCGAGTTGCTCGACCACGCTGATGTCCTTGTAGAGAACTACAAGGTTGGCGGGCTTGCCCAATACGGGCTCTCGTACGAGCAGATCAAGGATCGCTATCCCCGACTCATCTACTGCTCCATTACCGGATTCGGGCAAACCGGACCTTACGCGGAGCGTCCAGGCTATGACTTCCTGATCCAGGGGATGGGCGGCATCATGAGCCTCACCGGTGAACCTGAAGGCCAGCCGATGAAGGTTGGGGTTGGCATTGCGGACGTGATGACGGGCATGTACGCGGCAGTCGGGGTCCTTGCAGCCTTGCATCACCGGGATCGTCTGGGTGTGGGCCAACACATCGACATCTCGTTGCTGGACGCACAGATCGCATGGCTGGTGAATGGTGCCACAAACTACCTGGCCGACGGCAAATTGCCGACTCGGCTTGGGAACGGGCACCCGAACATCGTTCCGTACCAGGTATTTGGTACTGCGGACGCGCCGATGATCCTCGCTGTGGGTAACGACAGTCAGTTTGTTCGCTTCTGCAAGGTCGCCGATCTCCTGCATCTCACCACGGATCTGAAGTTCAGTACTAACCCTGCGCGCGTCGCGCATCGACAGGAGGTGTGCGAACTCATTGAGGGGGCGCTGCGCAAAAGGAAGCGCATCGAATGGCTTTCCGAATTGGAGGGTGTGGGGGTGCCGTGCGGGCCCGTCAACAACCTCGAGGACGTATTCAGTGATCCGCACGTAAAAGCGCGCGGCGCGCGGATTGAGGTGCCGTGCGATTGGGCCAGGGACGGACACGTCCGTCTGCTAGCGAATCCGCTTAAGTTCTCGAAGACGCCTGCGAGCTACCGGCGCCCACCGCCGCGGCTTGATGAGCACCGGGAAGACGTTCTCAAAGACTGGTTGTCGTCTAACAAATAA
- the acdA gene encoding 3-sulfinopropanoyl-CoA desulfinase, translated as MYSLTNAQKDLQLKARDLAQCAFAPTAANTDVTEAYPWANVDRLLTEGFMGMTIPKEYGGQGRSYHDTVIVIEEMAKACATMGRITVEANMGAIGAIMNYGTEEQKKIAAAAVLSGDKPAICISEPNAGSAASEMTTRADRKGDRYILNGEKYWITGGGVSRLHLIFARVFDDGVDQGICAFICVREGNSPENLVVGRRLYAMGVRGIPETHLEFRDLQVHKSMLVVPPGGLKRGFASLMNAYNAQRVGAGTVALGIAQGAFEEAVTYAKERQQFGRPIAEFQGLQWMISDMSIQLEAARLLLHAAACSGESFPDIAMAARAKIFAAETANKVTNDSLQIYGSSGYGRHNPMERHVRDARMFTIAGGTAQILRTQVAGSILDMKLPQTRGGFLPK; from the coding sequence ATGTACAGCTTGACTAACGCGCAGAAGGATCTCCAACTGAAGGCCCGCGATTTGGCGCAATGCGCGTTTGCGCCAACGGCGGCCAACACGGACGTGACTGAAGCCTATCCGTGGGCCAACGTTGACCGCCTGCTGACCGAGGGCTTTATGGGAATGACCATTCCCAAGGAGTATGGTGGACAGGGCCGCAGCTACCACGACACCGTCATTGTCATCGAGGAAATGGCAAAGGCATGCGCCACGATGGGCCGCATCACTGTCGAAGCAAACATGGGTGCTATCGGCGCGATCATGAACTACGGCACCGAGGAGCAGAAGAAGATCGCCGCTGCCGCAGTACTTAGTGGCGACAAACCTGCGATCTGTATCTCCGAACCCAACGCCGGTAGCGCTGCCAGCGAAATGACGACCCGTGCCGACCGCAAGGGTGATCGCTACATCCTCAACGGGGAGAAGTACTGGATCACCGGCGGCGGTGTCTCGCGTCTTCACCTCATCTTCGCCCGAGTGTTCGACGACGGTGTCGATCAGGGCATTTGCGCGTTCATCTGTGTGCGGGAGGGCAACTCGCCCGAGAACCTCGTGGTTGGTCGCCGCCTTTACGCAATGGGTGTCCGGGGAATTCCCGAAACTCATCTGGAATTCCGTGACCTGCAAGTGCACAAATCCATGTTGGTGGTGCCGCCTGGCGGCCTGAAGCGGGGCTTTGCGTCGCTCATGAACGCATATAACGCGCAGCGTGTCGGCGCCGGAACGGTCGCACTTGGCATTGCGCAAGGAGCGTTTGAGGAAGCGGTGACTTACGCGAAAGAGCGCCAGCAGTTTGGTCGCCCAATTGCTGAATTCCAAGGACTTCAATGGATGATCAGCGATATGTCCATCCAGCTTGAGGCTGCTCGCCTTCTGCTGCATGCCGCTGCGTGCAGCGGAGAGTCCTTCCCCGATATCGCGATGGCTGCGCGCGCAAAGATCTTCGCAGCGGAAACAGCGAACAAAGTCACGAACGACTCGTTGCAGATCTATGGTTCATCGGGTTATGGGCGGCACAACCCGATGGAGCGCCATGTTCGCGACGCGCGGATGTTCACAATCGCGGGGGGCACGGCGCAAATTCTTCGCACGCAAGTTGCCGGCAGCATCTTGGATATGAAGCTGCCGCAGACGCGCGGCGGTTTCCTGCCCAAGTAA
- a CDS encoding tripartite tricarboxylate transporter substrate binding protein, with amino-acid sequence MKRRAFIQTMSVIGAGMAARATGAYAAADAAAFPTAPVRLVAPFPPGGTVDILARVVSAQLTRELGQSVVVENRAGAGGTIGADAVARSKPDGYTILFGAAHHAIAQTVYPSLPYDIRKMTPISFLGRVDHVLLVTNKLPVKNVSELVAYLKAHPDTVAYGTPGSGTLHHLMAEQFKAVTGTRMMHVPYKGSSPAMVDLISDTIQVYFETMPSALQYVRNGSVRALAVTSKQRSRSLPNLPTIAESGVPNYDAASWYGLFSAAGTPAPIVAKVNAATARAFEDSAFVTQWRNQGAEPGGGKPGVLQKLLISEVDRWSSVAKEANIRIE; translated from the coding sequence ATGAAACGCAGAGCATTCATTCAAACGATGTCAGTAATCGGTGCCGGTATGGCGGCGCGGGCGACGGGGGCGTATGCAGCCGCAGATGCGGCTGCATTTCCCACCGCCCCTGTACGTCTCGTCGCGCCGTTTCCTCCTGGAGGCACGGTCGACATTCTGGCCCGCGTTGTTTCTGCTCAACTCACTCGTGAGTTGGGGCAGAGCGTGGTTGTAGAGAACCGAGCCGGCGCAGGAGGGACCATTGGTGCTGACGCCGTGGCGAGATCCAAGCCGGACGGCTATACGATCCTGTTCGGCGCCGCGCACCACGCCATTGCGCAGACAGTCTATCCGTCGCTTCCGTATGACATCCGGAAGATGACTCCGATCAGCTTCCTCGGTCGCGTCGATCATGTGCTGCTTGTCACGAACAAGCTTCCTGTCAAGAACGTCAGCGAACTCGTCGCTTACCTTAAGGCCCATCCGGACACCGTAGCGTATGGGACGCCAGGTAGTGGCACGCTTCATCATCTGATGGCGGAGCAGTTCAAGGCAGTGACGGGTACTCGGATGATGCATGTTCCGTACAAGGGATCGAGCCCTGCGATGGTGGACTTGATCTCGGATACGATTCAAGTCTATTTCGAGACGATGCCGTCTGCGCTTCAGTATGTTCGCAATGGAAGTGTGCGTGCTTTGGCGGTGACCTCCAAACAGCGCTCTCGAAGCTTGCCCAACTTGCCGACGATTGCGGAATCGGGTGTTCCGAACTACGACGCAGCCAGTTGGTATGGCCTCTTTTCGGCGGCAGGCACCCCGGCTCCTATCGTGGCCAAAGTTAATGCGGCGACCGCAAGGGCATTCGAAGATTCGGCCTTCGTCACCCAGTGGCGTAACCAGGGTGCAGAGCCGGGCGGTGGCAAACCTGGCGTGCTTCAGAAACTCCTGATCAGCGAAGTGGACCGCTGGAGTAGTGTGGCCAAGGAGGCCAACATCCGCATCGAATAG
- a CDS encoding AEC family transporter, translating into MTWSVIFALTPVAALVALGQLLRRSEFLAPTFWPQAERLCYYVLLPALFAHGLAEAHLQSIPVLPLAGVLIFSTVVVAIILVLVRPLVRVDGASFTSVFQGAVRFNNYVGVTLAAGLFGAKGVALAAVCNAAIVPTVNLLCVLVFARYGSSQCKGTALLRQIATNPLVVACLVGISMQMFGVTFPRIIEPAIGAIGAASMPLGLLCVGAALNFEGTKQWAEPVAVASVVKFLVMPVLTLAAARILHLSDPALTVALLFQALPTASSSYIMARQLGGDAPLMAGITAAQTVIAAGAMPVVLATLVAVQVI; encoded by the coding sequence ATGACCTGGTCCGTTATTTTTGCGCTGACGCCAGTGGCCGCACTGGTGGCCCTGGGCCAACTGCTTCGGCGAAGTGAGTTCCTTGCACCCACCTTTTGGCCGCAGGCCGAACGCCTCTGCTACTACGTCCTCCTGCCAGCCCTCTTTGCACATGGCTTGGCGGAAGCGCATCTGCAGTCGATTCCAGTACTACCTCTGGCGGGCGTCCTGATTTTCTCGACTGTCGTCGTTGCTATCATTCTCGTCTTGGTACGCCCACTGGTTCGCGTGGATGGCGCATCCTTTACATCGGTATTTCAAGGTGCGGTGCGCTTCAACAACTACGTAGGCGTAACGCTGGCTGCAGGACTGTTCGGAGCCAAGGGCGTCGCTTTGGCCGCTGTATGTAACGCGGCCATCGTCCCAACGGTGAATCTGCTGTGCGTACTAGTATTTGCCCGGTACGGTAGCAGCCAGTGCAAGGGAACCGCATTGCTGCGCCAGATCGCCACCAATCCGCTCGTTGTCGCATGCTTGGTTGGCATTTCGATGCAGATGTTTGGTGTGACATTCCCACGCATCATAGAACCGGCCATCGGCGCCATTGGAGCCGCTTCTATGCCCCTCGGCCTGCTCTGCGTGGGTGCCGCGTTGAACTTCGAGGGAACCAAGCAATGGGCAGAACCGGTGGCGGTCGCTTCAGTGGTCAAATTCCTGGTCATGCCTGTGTTGACCCTCGCCGCCGCGCGCATTCTCCACCTCAGCGATCCCGCTCTCACCGTCGCCCTGCTATTCCAGGCACTTCCAACGGCGTCGTCCTCCTACATCATGGCCAGACAATTGGGCGGCGACGCTCCATTAATGGCTGGCATCACGGCAGCACAGACCGTAATCGCCGCTGGTGCCATGCCGGTCGTACTCGCGACTCTCGTGGCCGTCCAAGTAATATGA
- a CDS encoding LysR family transcriptional regulator: protein MSLRPLRTLVAIVQHGTFARAGDAIGLTQSAVSLQVKALEEEFAVKLFDRSRRKPVLTEAGRVLLAQAEQVLSLYDGIPGALRDEKALVGRLRVGAIHTALSAPLPEALLSLRAAHPLLRVHVTAGMSAELAQRVASGDLDAAITTHPVGAHPPDLVWHMLYEDRFWVLAPPQAKEKKTSEILANLPFIRFDAQAWAGRQIANELRRLGVRVREEMVLDSQETIVRMVARGLGAAIVALPDATLAQLPAVAKFPFGLPQIHRSVVMLEHQSRPTGQFADVLADSIRSATLSISHQIHNK from the coding sequence ATGTCATTGAGACCCCTAAGAACGCTAGTGGCAATCGTTCAACACGGGACGTTCGCCCGTGCTGGGGATGCGATCGGCTTGACGCAATCCGCGGTCAGCCTGCAGGTAAAAGCGCTGGAGGAAGAGTTCGCCGTCAAGCTGTTCGACCGAAGCCGGCGAAAGCCTGTTCTTACTGAAGCAGGTCGAGTGCTTCTCGCGCAGGCAGAGCAGGTCTTGTCGCTGTACGACGGCATTCCAGGCGCGCTGCGCGACGAGAAGGCCCTTGTAGGGCGTCTGCGGGTCGGAGCCATTCATACCGCGCTGTCCGCCCCACTTCCAGAGGCCCTGCTCTCCTTGCGCGCAGCCCATCCACTACTGCGCGTCCACGTCACGGCCGGCATGTCTGCCGAGCTCGCCCAACGTGTAGCGTCTGGTGATCTGGACGCGGCCATCACGACTCACCCAGTTGGCGCACACCCTCCTGACCTGGTTTGGCACATGCTATACGAGGACAGGTTCTGGGTACTGGCTCCCCCGCAAGCGAAGGAGAAGAAGACCAGTGAAATCCTGGCCAATCTTCCGTTTATCCGCTTTGACGCGCAGGCATGGGCCGGACGGCAGATTGCGAACGAGCTACGCCGACTCGGCGTACGTGTCCGGGAAGAAATGGTCCTGGACAGCCAGGAGACCATCGTCAGAATGGTCGCCCGCGGGCTCGGCGCAGCCATCGTGGCGCTTCCCGACGCGACGTTGGCTCAACTTCCGGCTGTCGCCAAGTTCCCATTCGGCCTGCCGCAGATCCACCGCTCGGTCGTGATGCTCGAACATCAGTCTCGGCCAACTGGGCAATTCGCAGACGTACTGGCCGATTCGATCCGCTCCGCAACCTTGAGTATTTCTCATCAGATCCACAATAAATAA
- a CDS encoding LysR family transcriptional regulator — translation MSDFTSNPPTLRQLELFLSLASSEGIATAGARLGMTPSATSHALRALETILGTPIVDRSGTHLSLTHTGELILPHVRDVFSSLHLVQTTAAASAGLKTGKVRIGSFGPSSSLKLLPPLLEKFNARYPGIDVYVTEKPDAEIEQDLHEKRIEIGVVTLPKAQFDTHPLAVDEFIAVLPENHPLAKNESVSLQDLAKYPLVLTHAGSQDLITRLFERSEIKPRVTHELSQLLSILEFVSRGQGVSIIASLAAPSKYDGVVYRSLTPRASRRIGLACLNEQRLSPAAQALWQQAKKLQVKKTP, via the coding sequence ATGTCGGACTTCACAAGCAACCCACCAACCCTGCGGCAGCTCGAGTTGTTCCTCTCGCTAGCTTCCTCGGAAGGAATCGCCACGGCAGGCGCGCGCCTGGGGATGACGCCTTCGGCCACGAGTCACGCGCTGCGAGCACTTGAGACCATCCTTGGGACGCCAATCGTCGACAGAAGCGGGACACACCTTTCCCTCACTCACACCGGCGAATTAATCCTACCCCACGTACGTGATGTATTCAGCTCTCTACATTTGGTCCAGACTACTGCGGCCGCCAGCGCCGGGCTTAAGACCGGCAAAGTGCGGATCGGCTCGTTCGGGCCAAGCTCGTCGCTGAAGCTACTGCCGCCCTTGCTGGAGAAGTTCAACGCGCGATACCCCGGGATCGACGTGTACGTCACCGAAAAGCCCGATGCAGAGATCGAGCAGGATCTGCATGAGAAGCGCATTGAGATCGGCGTTGTGACGCTCCCAAAGGCCCAGTTCGATACCCACCCACTCGCCGTCGATGAGTTCATTGCCGTCCTGCCAGAGAACCATCCCTTGGCGAAGAATGAATCGGTTTCCCTTCAAGACTTGGCAAAGTATCCGCTTGTGCTGACGCACGCCGGTTCCCAAGACCTCATTACCAGATTGTTTGAGCGGTCCGAGATCAAGCCACGCGTCACCCATGAGCTTTCGCAGCTCTTATCCATTCTGGAGTTTGTGTCTCGTGGGCAAGGTGTTTCGATCATCGCGTCGCTGGCAGCTCCATCAAAGTATGATGGTGTGGTCTATCGAAGCCTGACGCCGCGAGCATCCAGGCGGATCGGGCTCGCATGCCTGAATGAACAGCGATTGTCTCCAGCAGCTCAGGCACTTTGGCAACAAGCAAAAAAACTCCAGGTTAAAAAGACTCCCTGA
- a CDS encoding pyridoxal phosphate-dependent aminotransferase yields MFAKMMESLRPSPIQEMAELSRRATAAGNDIVDMTLGEPDFPTPSHIGEAAVRAIAEGQTRYTPINGSVRLREAIVEKFWRDNGIRTSMADISVGCGGKQVIYQAFLATLNPGDEVLIPAPYWASYGDIVTMNGGVLKPIGTTPEQGYVMQPESLQAAITSKTKWLVLNSPSNPSGTAYTRTQIESFCEVIRRSANQEFLILADDIYEHILFDGRTFCTLANIAADLAGRILTVNGVSKAYSMTGWRVGFACGPKALIDAMTKIQMQVNSHTSSISQAAAVAALTGPQDEVVRRCAAFQARRDLLLARFSEIEGLRTPTPEGAFYVFPDIRTFIGKRKADGEVIANDVDFATYLLGAGVAVVPGSGFGMPGFMRLSYATSDEKLEQAACRIKAAVERLS; encoded by the coding sequence ATGTTCGCGAAGATGATGGAGTCACTGAGGCCATCTCCGATCCAGGAAATGGCGGAACTCAGCCGCCGCGCCACCGCCGCAGGGAACGATATCGTCGACATGACGCTTGGCGAGCCCGACTTTCCCACGCCGTCGCACATCGGCGAAGCTGCAGTCCGGGCCATTGCAGAAGGGCAGACCCGATATACACCCATCAACGGGTCGGTACGTCTGCGCGAAGCCATCGTCGAGAAGTTCTGGCGAGACAACGGTATTCGGACCTCCATGGCCGATATCAGTGTCGGCTGCGGTGGCAAGCAAGTCATCTACCAGGCCTTCTTGGCAACGCTGAATCCCGGGGATGAGGTCCTGATTCCCGCGCCGTACTGGGCATCATACGGCGACATTGTCACGATGAATGGCGGGGTGCTCAAACCGATCGGTACGACCCCGGAGCAGGGCTATGTCATGCAACCGGAGTCGCTGCAAGCAGCCATCACGTCCAAAACCAAATGGCTGGTGCTGAACTCGCCTAGCAATCCGAGCGGTACGGCTTACACGCGCACGCAAATCGAGTCCTTCTGTGAAGTCATTCGACGAAGCGCAAACCAGGAGTTCCTGATCCTGGCGGATGACATCTACGAACACATCCTGTTCGATGGCAGGACCTTCTGCACCCTTGCCAACATTGCCGCCGATCTGGCTGGGCGGATTCTCACGGTCAACGGCGTATCGAAGGCTTATTCCATGACGGGGTGGCGCGTCGGGTTCGCATGTGGCCCCAAGGCGCTGATCGATGCCATGACGAAGATCCAGATGCAGGTGAACTCGCATACTTCGTCAATCTCGCAGGCGGCTGCAGTGGCCGCATTGACGGGCCCACAAGACGAAGTGGTGCGCCGGTGCGCAGCTTTCCAGGCACGGAGAGACTTGCTGTTGGCGCGATTCTCGGAGATTGAAGGGCTGCGTACTCCTACCCCCGAAGGCGCCTTCTATGTTTTCCCCGATATCCGGACGTTCATCGGGAAGCGCAAGGCAGACGGTGAGGTTATCGCCAACGACGTCGACTTCGCGACCTATCTCCTTGGCGCAGGTGTTGCCGTGGTTCCGGGATCGGGATTCGGCATGCCGGGCTTCATGCGTCTCTCTTATGCGACTTCGGATGAAAAGCTGGAGCAAGCAGCTTGCCGAATCAAGGCCGCGGTGGAGCGTCTGAGCTAG
- a CDS encoding thiamine pyrophosphate-binding protein codes for MTTVSELIGERLYAVGCRRSFGIPGGEVLAVMRGLDDAGVNFTLVKHENSGGFMAEGVHHRDGAPGVLVATLGPGVANAINVVANAWQDRVPMIFLTGCVDESEAATYTHQVFDHAQLMRPITKASLRMTADAAEVTIDKAIAIAMDDPPGPVHIDVPISVALQTVKPAAGAKRSQPAPVVPANSPAFEEARRWLAEAKRPIMIAGVEALHHGAEHEIQAFVEELGIPLITTYKAKGIVDERHEMVIGGAGLSPMADKILLPLIEAADLVLLTGYDPIEMRVNWRNVWSDEQRVVEFAATRNTHYVHQASHSFVGSIKEGLRKFRGDTSRASTWTPGEVAEITAKLAAIYRTDEEWGPSAIVDVARRLLPDNTVASVDSGAHRILLSQTWKCYEPRGLMQSSGLCTMGCSLPLGIGAKLAEPSRAVAVFTGDACLEMTLGEFATARDAKTPVIVFVFADESLSLIEIKQRANGQPNLGVDFDATDFAAVGRALGGQGFDVRSRDELARAIQESLDADCFSVISCHIPRMAYDGRI; via the coding sequence ATGACTACCGTTTCCGAACTGATTGGCGAGCGTCTCTATGCGGTAGGGTGCCGTCGCTCCTTTGGTATTCCCGGCGGCGAAGTGTTGGCTGTTATGCGAGGCCTGGATGACGCCGGCGTCAACTTCACGCTGGTGAAGCACGAAAACTCGGGTGGCTTTATGGCGGAAGGGGTGCATCACCGCGACGGTGCGCCTGGTGTCCTGGTGGCAACGCTGGGTCCGGGCGTGGCAAACGCAATCAACGTTGTGGCCAATGCCTGGCAAGACCGCGTGCCCATGATTTTCTTGACGGGCTGCGTCGACGAAAGCGAAGCCGCCACCTACACGCACCAGGTATTCGACCATGCGCAATTGATGCGTCCGATCACGAAGGCGTCGTTGCGAATGACGGCAGATGCAGCCGAGGTGACCATTGACAAGGCGATTGCCATTGCGATGGACGATCCCCCGGGCCCAGTCCACATTGACGTACCGATCAGCGTAGCCCTGCAGACGGTGAAGCCCGCTGCCGGTGCCAAGCGATCGCAACCGGCTCCTGTGGTTCCCGCCAACTCGCCGGCCTTCGAAGAGGCCAGAAGGTGGCTAGCGGAAGCCAAGCGGCCGATCATGATCGCTGGCGTGGAAGCCCTTCACCATGGCGCCGAACATGAGATCCAGGCGTTCGTGGAAGAGCTCGGCATTCCGCTGATTACCACCTACAAGGCCAAGGGCATTGTGGATGAGCGCCACGAGATGGTCATCGGTGGCGCAGGGCTGTCGCCTATGGCTGACAAGATTCTCCTTCCTCTGATCGAAGCGGCGGATCTGGTGCTCCTGACTGGCTACGATCCGATTGAAATGCGTGTCAACTGGCGTAACGTGTGGAGTGATGAGCAACGCGTTGTCGAGTTCGCCGCGACCCGCAATACTCACTATGTTCACCAGGCGTCCCATTCGTTCGTCGGCAGCATCAAGGAGGGCCTGCGCAAATTCCGTGGTGACACGTCGCGTGCATCCACATGGACCCCCGGTGAAGTCGCGGAGATCACTGCTAAGCTGGCTGCGATCTATCGCACAGACGAAGAATGGGGGCCGTCCGCAATCGTTGATGTTGCAAGGCGGCTCTTGCCGGATAACACCGTTGCATCTGTAGATAGCGGCGCGCACCGCATCCTTCTCAGCCAAACGTGGAAATGCTACGAGCCGCGCGGGCTGATGCAGTCTTCCGGACTTTGCACGATGGGCTGCTCGCTGCCGCTCGGCATCGGCGCAAAGCTTGCCGAGCCGTCTCGGGCGGTCGCTGTCTTCACCGGCGACGCCTGCCTCGAGATGACGCTCGGTGAGTTCGCCACGGCGCGTGATGCGAAGACGCCAGTGATCGTGTTTGTCTTCGCCGACGAGTCGCTGTCGCTCATCGAGATCAAGCAGCGCGCAAACGGTCAACCGAACCTCGGTGTGGACTTTGACGCGACCGATTTTGCAGCCGTCGGTCGCGCACTCGGTGGCCAGGGTTTCGATGTGCGGTCGCGGGACGAGCTGGCGCGCGCAATCCAGGAAAGCCTCGACGCAGATTGCTTCAGCGTCATCTCGTGTCACATCCCGCGGATGGCATACGACGGTCGGATCTGA
- a CDS encoding NAD-dependent succinate-semialdehyde dehydrogenase yields the protein MSFTLIRSDLVRSQVLIDGKWSQAETTFEVSDPASGEVITHVPDCTPALARSAVDAAEAALPAWRQTSAKARTKVLKRWRRLVLDNVHDLARIISSEQGKPLLEATAEIEYAASYIEWFAEQGPRLNGHLIPSPISSRQLQVRREPVGVVAVITPWNFPAAMIARKIATALAAGCTVVCKPAEDTPLTSLALLAEAGAPAGVANIVTASRARTPELVSAWLEDFRVRKISFTGSTAVGKLLAQRSAATLKRLSLELGGNAPFIVFPDADLDAAVEGLIAAKLRNGGQTCVSPNRVFVHNDVIDAFTTKLVKRVSALKVGPAEDPASQIGPMINQGAVRKIDEHVSDAISRGARLLAGGRRLEEIGRNFYAPTVLADVDDTMMFSREETFGPVVPVTQFATESEVIRLANDTAYGLAGYFYSRDVGTVHRVADALEVGIVGVNEGAIGSEAAPFGGVKESGYGREGSVWGLDDYVNVKYVCIGGLQ from the coding sequence ATGTCCTTCACACTGATTCGAAGCGATCTGGTCCGCAGCCAGGTTCTGATCGACGGAAAATGGTCGCAAGCTGAGACGACCTTTGAAGTATCGGATCCTGCCTCGGGCGAGGTCATTACGCACGTTCCTGATTGCACGCCGGCGCTGGCGAGAAGCGCGGTCGATGCAGCAGAGGCGGCGCTTCCCGCCTGGCGGCAAACTTCCGCGAAGGCGAGAACAAAAGTGCTAAAGCGTTGGCGTCGTCTGGTTTTGGACAACGTGCATGATCTGGCTCGGATCATTTCGTCGGAACAAGGCAAACCGCTTCTCGAAGCGACTGCCGAGATCGAGTACGCGGCAAGCTACATCGAATGGTTCGCGGAGCAGGGGCCGCGTTTGAATGGGCATCTGATTCCATCGCCGATTAGCAGTCGGCAACTACAGGTCAGGCGTGAGCCGGTCGGAGTCGTTGCCGTCATTACACCCTGGAACTTTCCTGCCGCCATGATCGCGAGAAAGATCGCGACCGCTTTGGCGGCTGGATGCACGGTGGTCTGCAAGCCAGCGGAAGATACGCCTCTCACTTCGTTGGCGTTGCTGGCAGAAGCGGGGGCGCCAGCCGGCGTAGCAAATATCGTCACGGCGTCAAGGGCAAGAACCCCCGAGCTGGTAAGTGCGTGGCTGGAAGACTTTCGTGTGCGAAAGATCTCTTTCACAGGATCGACTGCGGTGGGCAAGCTCCTCGCTCAGCGTTCCGCGGCAACTCTTAAGCGCCTCTCGCTCGAACTTGGCGGTAACGCACCGTTCATCGTCTTCCCGGACGCGGATCTGGACGCGGCAGTCGAAGGCCTGATCGCAGCGAAGCTCAGAAACGGCGGTCAGACTTGTGTCTCGCCTAACCGGGTCTTTGTCCACAACGACGTCATCGACGCCTTCACGACCAAGCTGGTCAAGCGGGTCTCGGCCCTGAAGGTTGGTCCTGCGGAGGATCCTGCCTCGCAGATCGGCCCAATGATCAACCAGGGTGCAGTGAGGAAGATCGATGAGCATGTCAGCGACGCCATCAGTCGCGGTGCAAGGCTATTGGCGGGCGGGCGAAGGCTGGAAGAGATTGGGCGGAATTTCTACGCGCCGACCGTTCTCGCCGACGTGGACGACACGATGATGTTCTCGCGAGAGGAGACCTTTGGGCCGGTCGTGCCCGTTACGCAGTTTGCCACAGAGTCGGAAGTTATCCGCCTTGCTAACGATACTGCATACGGGCTGGCAGGGTACTTCTACTCTCGCGATGTTGGCACTGTACATCGGGTGGCCGATGCGCTCGAGGTTGGCATTGTCGGCGTCAATGAAGGTGCTATCGGTTCGGAAGCAGCACCGTTTGGCGGGGTAAAGGAATCGGGATACGGCCGAGAGGGATCGGTCTGGGGTCTGGATGACTATGTGAACGTCAAGTACGTTTGTATTGGCGGCCTCCAGTAG